A window of the Brassica napus cultivar Da-Ae chromosome C5, Da-Ae, whole genome shotgun sequence genome harbors these coding sequences:
- the LOC106452776 gene encoding serine/threonine protein phosphatase 2A 57 kDa regulatory subunit B' beta isoform isoform X2 yields MFKKIMKGGHKKPSKSESNEPSSYGLGGSNVVVSHASRGALVPSSPVTTAPPPPITSVTPLPLFRDVPVSERQSLFLRKLQNCCFHFDFTDTTKNAREKEIKRQTLLELVDFIQSGASKVISESCQEEMIKMVSLNLFRCLPPASHENTGQEPADPEEEEPYLEPSWPHLQLVYELLLRYVVSTDTDTKVAKRYIDHSFVLKLLDLFDSEDPREREYLKTILHRIYGKFMVHRPFIRKAINNIFYRFIYETERHGGIGELLEILGSIINGFALPMKEEHKLFLIRVLIPLHKPKPIAIYHQQLSYCIVQFVEKDYKLADTVIRGLLKYWPVTNCTKENLFLQELEEVLEATQPVEFQRCMVPLFQQIARCLNSSHFQNEHCSCGTMST; encoded by the coding sequence atgtttaagaaaataatgaaaggTGGGCACAAGAAGCCCTCTAAATCCGAATCCAACGAACCTTCAAGCTACGGTCTTGGTGGCTCCAATGTTGTCGTTAGCCACGCTTCTCGTGGGGCGCTGGTTCCTTCCTCTCCAGTTACAACAGCCCCTCCTCCTCCTATAACCTCGGTGACCCCGCTCCCTCTCTTCAGGGACGTTCCCGTCTCGGAAAGGCAATCTCTGTTCTTGAGGAAGCTCCAGAACTGCTGTTTCCACTTTGATTTCACTGATACCACCAAGAACGCGAGAGAGAAGGAGATCAAGAGGCAGACGCTGCTGGAGCTGGTGGATTTTATACAGTCCGGAGCTAGTAAGGTCATCTCCGAGTCGTGTCAGGAGGAAATGATTAAAATGGTTTCTCTCAATCTCTTCCGTTGTCTCCCTCCCGCCTCCCACGAGAACACGGGCCAGGAGCCCGCGGATCCCGAGGAGGAGGAGCCGTATTTGGAGCCTTCTTGGCCTCATTTACAGCTGGTCTACGAGCTGCTGCTGAGATACGTTGTCTCTACTGATACCGATACCAAAGTGGCCAAACGGTATATCGACCATTCCTTTGTGTTGAAGCTGCTCGACTTGTTTGACTCCGAGGATCCGAGAGAGAGGGAGTATTTGAAAACGATTCTCCATAGGATCTACGGGAAGTTTATGGTACACAGGCCGTTTATTAGGAAAGCGATCAACAACATTTTCTATAGGTTTATCTATGAGACGGAGAGGCACGGCGGGATCGGGGAGCTTTTGGAGATTCTAGGCAGTATCATAAACGGGTTTGCGTTGCCTATGAAGGAGGAGCATAAGCTGTTTCTCATCAGGGTGTTGATACCGTTGCATAAGCCTAAACCGATAGCGATATATCATCAGCAGTTGTCGTATTGCATCGTTCAGTTTGTGGAAAAGGATTATAAGCTAGCGGATACGGTGATCAGGGGGTTGTTGAAGTATTGGCCTGTGACGAACTGCACCAAGGAGAATCTCTTCCTTCAGGAACTTGAAGAAGTTCTTGAGGCAACACAGCCTGTTGAGTTCCAGCGTTGTATGGTTCCGTTGTTCCAACAGATTGCTCGATGCCTCAATAGCTCTCACTTTCAG